A window of Fusarium oxysporum Fo47 chromosome II, complete sequence genomic DNA:
gagatgagaaaATGGCACAATCCAGGAGAAAGAACGAGGATTCAGTGTCGATCTGTGCTCATACAGCAACTTTTGGGTACCGTATTGGGTTTTTTAACAAGGAACGTGGATGAAGTACAGGTACTTGTGAACGTTAGTATCGGATACCTCGTTTTCCAGCCCAAAGACAGCGATGGAGCATAGAACGCTGACCAGACCAGGGGTGTCGATGCAAGCTAAGAACCTGGAGGAGGCTCCTTTTAGTGAGTGAGTGACTGACGATGAGCGATTGATGAATTTAGGGTCCAGGTCCCAAATCTTTCTATCCACGAaaaagttggagaagaacGAGCTGCAGCTTCCTTTGGTGGGCGCCTGTCCAGGGGTTTCCCGGGATGGCTGTCTAGTTAGGTACGTTAGCTCTCGTAGGGGCTGCCACACAGTCCGTACGCCTAAAGCCGTGGGGTTGCAGTGTCGGGTGGTAGGGGACCTCTTTCTTAGGGGACCGACCACTGAGAAGTGCGCCTGATATTCAACCGCTGGGAGCGTGACGACTTTCtaccatccatccattcctCTTAGTTGCTATTATGATACTCACCGCTGGCTTCAATTTGAACTGCAGACAATCACTACAAGGTTTCTACATATATAACTCTGTGCAGCATAGTAGCATATCACACAAACCGGGGCTGGGACGACAAGGGTTATTACATACATGGCATTGTATGGATCATGCAGGTGAGTGAGTGAGCAACAAAATTCATCGCTGTTTAACAGACCATGTGCTTCCCTCAAGCTAGCAACGAATATCTATTATCCGACCTCTTATTAAGGCACTTCACGATCGCTCAAGTCAAATAACAAAATCTACCACACGCACTTCTGCTGCAAGGTACCTGACAGCTAGCTGCTGGCTGACTGGCTTTTGGTGTGCTAAGGAAATTGACCGATTCCgcaagcaagcaagccgTCGATCTTGAGGCGCACGCCGTCGCTTTTTCCAAGCGCTGCTATTCGATGGATGCACCCATCAACGGCTGGCCATCCACGTATCCAGATGCAGCATAATACATTCAGTGCAGGTACGTGGATTATATGCTGTGTTCAATTCGgctttctctctttctcttccgGCAACCCTTCAGCCTCAGGGGTTTCAGGCGAGCGCCAGCGGATCCACGGGCCATAACAGATTTGTTCACTAATGTCTTCCCCCATCCATTGTGCTCTGTTCGAAGCCCGCACCAGGATTTGTCAAGTATGATTCGGATATGGATATGCGCTCTTCAACTCGACCGCTCGTTCAACTCTGTTTGCGGTACAGTGTATCTGTAAAGTCGCGCGTGTGGTATGTTCCACGATCATGCTTCAGGCCAGGAATCGCTAGTTAGTGTCAGGTCTTATCCCCTGACCTCCAGGAGGCAGGCTTCATGGGTGTCCCTCCCGTCCCCATAACAATACCCACTTAGTCGCCGTCTTTGCTCCATCAGCTAAGGATTGGGGTGCCACATTAGCTGGTGAGCCAACATCCCCCAAGTGATGGATGTTGGTTGGAGTGCTTATCGATCATGGGTTCAAGTCTGCCTTCTGGACATACAAAGGAAACAACAGTCCTCaacttaaaaataattttatCGCAAAGGTAACGGTCCCGACGGGGCGGCCACGCTGCGGTGGCAACACTGCATACGATATGAGGCGTCAACAATCTGTATGTATCTGTAGGCGTGCCTGCGTATGTATGCGGGATACTGGATCCGTCTGCATCAACATGCTTCACCCAGCTGCATGCTTGATGCAGTGGACATGTGGAAAACGGCACTCATCACCGATGGTGTCTGATGAGTTGTCCTATTCTGTGATCTCCCCCTTTGTGCCTGATATCAGTCAAACCGAACTTTCAGTGCAGCAACAGCCTGATGTGCTGTCGCTTTGAAATGATGGATGGCCTCTTAAGGGTGTCGTACAGATACCTACGTACATTACACTACCTATGTAGGTATGATCCTGAGCGGCACGAGTAACCCGGCGAAGAGCGTGGGACAAAGTCCTGTGTCGTACAGAACCGGGACACGGTCAGGGATGGTCTTGGTTCGAGTGTGAGTCTGTCTGGGCCGGTGTTCAGTCCCCATTGAAGTGCGAGATCCCCCATTTGTATCGCCCCGGCCAAAGTCAACCACGGGTTGCGTAACGGCTATACAGGTGTTGGATAAAGTACTTTGTGCCTATTCTCTGGAGCACATCGTGATAAATTAATGAGCAATCGACGGGAGAAGGATGTGAAACCATGAAGCCCAAATAAGTGAGAAAAGAATAAAACCCCGATTGGTGTCTCAGCGTCTTGTCTTTAGTGTTTACCGACCACTGTCCCGTCCTCACCGTTTTCGTGGGGACAATGTGTGGAGGGTGTGTCGGAAACGCTACACATATCAAGATCGTGTTTGGCGGGGACTCAAGACGACTTTGATCTTTCTTTACTTTCCCTTGTTTGTTTGTGTCTGTGTTTGTGATTCATATCATTCAATTTCTGACCCGTTGCCTGACTACCTCTTCCAGATGTCATGAGGGGCATTGCTTTCATGGATTCTTTCATGATGCAGGGCAGGCGTTATAGGGCCACCTACGTCAGTTGTGTCTCCATCCGACTTAATCGGACCTTGACGCTATAATGGGTGGGTGTCGTTCAGAGACGGCGTCTCTGATAGTTAGCGTCTCTCCACAATCTTTACTGCAATGGGAGCTGAAAAACAATGCAAGAAGTAAACGGTACGTTTTTCGACCTGCTCTTGCTTTGATGGTACAACCCAACATAACCTGGTACGCAGATACTTACCTACTAGacctaaggtacctagaATACCAAGGCTTGCCCTGACATCGTTCCTCCCGATCGACGGTCGAGTTGTACAAGGGAGGCAGGTGAGACGCTGATGGTTGCCCGTCTCGAATCCCAAAATTGACAAAACCCTGTagatcttgttgatggaaaTGGACGACTCTTGCCATTTACAGAATTTGACGCCGTCCTTGAGACAAGGTCATGATTGGACGAGACTCGAGCCTTGTTGAACGACGTGCTTCCTTATTAATGTTTCCAACTCCTGCTCAATTAAACACGAATCTCTCTTTCAACCctcctttcttcttccttttaCATGACTATTGCGAAGCTCAAATTCAGTGATACTTCCCAATGACTATTTGATTCTGGGCCTAATAATTGACTTTTGAGGCGTTGCCAAATTTGGCACCCGCGTCAATAGTCTAGGGGCAGTGGCCAAGAAAAGCCTCCTAACATAGGTCAAAGTCAGGGCCAAAGACAAATGCCCCTGACGGATCTCATGGAATACGAAAGCACGAGCCACGTTGTGATGCAGGTACGGAGCATTGACAGTGATAGACGACATCGACACACGACGAATGCCTCCGTAGTAAACACACTAATACGCGAAGCACACACGCCTTAAACATCTGGCATCCACCCTCCACTCCATCGTTGTTTGTATGTATACATGGGGCCCGCGTTGGCCAATCCAAGAGCCTTATTCAAGTCGCCATCGACGAGACAGGAAAtcaaaaaaagaaacaggaTCAATATAAAGAAACTTAGACTGGGGACCTACTCAGCCCTGGAACTTTTTCTCCTGACTCGGCAAGTCCTTGAATTAACTTTCAGACACCGTCTAGCCACACTCAGGGAATCTAAACTTGGATATTTGCTACTAAATTCAGAGGACTATATAAATCTAACAGAGCATGAATGTCATCGGGCCAGCTCAAGCTGATCATATTACCATGGCCCAGTCCATTGCTATCTTTAGCAAGTCATGAGCCGAATCTAATACAAACTCGATCTTCTGAGACATGACAACTCACCTTGTCAAATAGTATAGGTAGTCATATTTGACGAATCGAATGATTTTGTATGTCAATTCCCTTCAAGTACCTATCGTCATGTTTCCACGCAAGCCGAGCTAAATTTTCTTGATTAGTGTTCACAGAGTTACAGAACGACTTATGTTCCCTTAAACTATTCGCTCGGGCTTTCAGCTCAACTATGGACCGCGACCTGACACCAGGGGGCACCGATTAGGCTCGGAATTGTCAAGCTCGCAGAAAGACGTTGCTTCGTCCTTGTTCATCTCTCGGAGCACTCGTCCTTCATCGGTCTGTATGCTGAGTATCAGGTAAACTGCTGAACAACCAAGCTAGGCCTAAGCGCATGGCCGTCACAATCATACTAATGCCGCCATCCCATCCACCCACAACACTTACACCTCGACGGCGTCGTCTGTTTCAGGTCGCTCTCCACCTTGGACCGTGTGTTACGTACCAGGCCATTGGTCCCCCTCTACGATAGCAAGTGCTACAACGCGGCTATCATCGATCTTAGTGTGATGCGTTGTTTCGATTGATATTCGCTCATCCTGGTCGATCGCCACGGCCTCCTTATCCTAGTCCCGGGGGGTTCTTTGCTTCTGAAGAGAATCTTTCGAGCTTGAAACAAAGTGGTTCGAGGGAGGAACCGCGGACGTCTCTGATTTGAAATAAAGTCTGAACCTACAGACTATACTCGCGAGTCAACTACTCAGGATTCGTGTATACATGCACTCTGCAAAGCAGAACGGACAATTTAGGTATCACTTAGAATACAGCCATTGCCGTTCGGAATTTCGATCTGGTCTCCTCGGTTCGATTTTCCATATTACAAGGATGCAATATGATATCAGCTCATTATTGCTCAATTCTGGATACAAAACATTGTTCGTCAACCCCGTCATGGAACATTTACGTTATATTATTTCGAGTACTGGGGTTGATTCTTCATTACTATCACTAATTGCTCTTTGGAGTGACATACTTTTCAAACCCTGTACCGAGTTGCAATACCCAAATTCTTACAAAAACTGTCACAGCTTCGTCTCATGGAATCATGCAGCTCACACTGAGTTGCCCGACGAGGATGGGCCCTGCTGTGAAGTCGACGGAGGGTTCAAGCATTGCATAGCCACATACTGTCTACATCCTGGCCCCCCAGCGACTCCTTTTCGTGCTCCTGTAATAGCAAGACGCAATCGGCAATTGGACGTGATGAAGCCACCTGCCGTCAATCACTCAAATCAGAAACACtagcaagaacaagaaccagAATGTCTTGATGAACAGTGGCTTTTACCATTGGCTCCCAAGTCTTAGACAAATGCTTGTATGGCATCTGATATGTCAAGGCCTTTAGATAAGGTTTAAGACACGGCTCACAGGGCGAGATCGGCTTGAAAGAACTCTGTTCAGCCCTGGGCCCTGGACATCCATAGACTATCGAAATTTGTGGACTGGGGGATAGACAACGAAGATCTTGATCACAAAATGTCGTGTTGAGGCGTCATAGCGTCCTCGCCTTTCGCAACTGAATGCTACGGGTGTCATTCATTCGTTGTTTTGAGGGGTTCTCTTCATCGTGCTGCGGCTCGCCTTGTGCCTAATTTCCCAGTAGCCAGATATCCTCTATTTCCCATCTCACCTCTCCATCCAATTCCCAATGATCCAAAGATAATCCTCCCGTCCGGTGTCACCTCCACACCCGACTCGGTGCCGTCCTCCGCGACCACGAAGCAAACCTGCTCCACTTCACCTGGATGCAGCACCGGCTTTTCGCTCCCGCTCGCCTCCCAATTGCAGTCTCGATACCGCAACCCAGGCTCCGTATCTAGTACCACCTTCTCCAGCTGCACCACGTCTTCGCTACAGTTCTCCAGCTGTGCCTCGAGCACCCATCGCCCGCGTTCTTGAGTGTTGTTGGAGTTCAGGGGACCCACCTTGGTGCGCACGATGAGTGAAGCTTTGCAGATAAACTGGTACAGCTTCCGGAAAGTTCTTGTTCGTCCACTTGTCTCTGTCGCCTCGTAGTAGCTCACTGTTACCGCAAGCACGTGGTTACCCTCCTCCTTAAGATCGAACGAGACCACTTTCTGCAAGGTACCTCCAGactcaagatcaacttcAGGTTGGCCATTTGAGGggccaagctcaaggcgcTGAACAGCACCCATACCAGGTGTCTTCATCTCTGCTTCGATGCGCACATCGCGAATATTTTTGGCAGCATCTATTGGTAGTTCATTGTTCGCGCAAAGAGTGCAGCTAAAAGTCTCGCCGACATATGCTGAACCAAACGATACTGGAAGGTTGACGGCAGGACTGAGAAGGAAAGGAGATGGGTTCGAGGCAGCTTCGGAATGGTACGCGAGCGAAGCAGGGATCGGGGCTGACTTGATGGATGCGCCTACTGAGGAGGGAGGATCGATCGGGTATTGAGTTACGAGCGACGGACGCGACAGTCTTAAAGTTGACTGTACGTTAGCTAGGTAAAGCTCGGAGCTATCTGGACCTGGACTCATATAGCTAGGTAGCTCACCGAAGCACTTTGAGCGAGATAGAATGGGGCTCCTTGACTGGATCGTGGGAGGGATATCGCTGATGGCTCATCTTGCCATGTTTTCCTCGGGGCAATTACTACACTGTAACACAATCGTGATAATTAAGTGTATTTAGTAGTCGTATGTAGGTGGTATGTCTAGATTTCAAGGTTACATGCGATGCGACAAGGACGTTTGTtctcttatcgataaggGAACCGGGCCCCTCATCAAGCACGACCGGCCATCCAAGGTGCTAACCTAACTTAGTGGGTAAGGTAGGCATGTTAGTATCTTACATCATGCCGAACCACATGCGAGTTCTCAGAGTTCATCAGCTTCAAAAGTAAAAACTTGCGAATATAAGAACTAATGAATAATTCTTACGCTGCATATTAGTATCTACAACTTTTACAAGCTAGAACCATTAGAAACGCCATGTCCCTGGTCTGTCAGATAGTAAATATACTTAGGAAACGTCACCTTCTTCACTGCGAGTGTAATGTACTTCGACCTGCAATATGTCATTCCTAAAAACCAACTTTGCGACCTACTGGAAAGCAATACTGCTATTTCTTAATCGCATCCATACAAAGATGGTTCGATGTAGATTCCTACTCAAATAGCTCGTAATCGCATGCGAGACCTGAATCAACACTCTTTCTTTCTGCAATGCAAACTGGAGCGTTCACGTACAGAGCCATGGAATTCCATATCCAGCGGCATGCTTTTCTGTCAAAATCTGTAATTCTTTGGCTCCCCTTTGCTGATGGGTAATCCAATCAAAAATCAAAGTCCTGGTGGAGGAGGAACCTGCGGAGTGTTAGCATATACCCAAGGGGAAGATATCTTGTAAAATGCGAGCTAACTATCTCGACATTTATGTCACATACCGAACCGTAGCTCCCGCCTGTTCCGGGAGGGGACCCAGAAGGGGGAGGCGGGGGAGGTGCCGAGCTGGGCGggggcggaggaggaggagcggCTTCACTTGggggcggaggaggaggtgaaGCTGACTGCCCAGGGGTGGCTCCAGGAGCGCCGGGAGCCTGTGCTTGAGCCTGAGCTCCATAGTATTGCTGGTACATAGCAACATAGCTGTAGTAAATCGTCAGCATCACGAAGCAGGCATCTCGAGCGGCCAGTTCTACTTACTTAGCATAACCACCATAGGCTGCGTAAGGGTCTGCGCCACCGTAGTACTGGGCGTACTGGGCGGCATAGTCAGCAGCATTCGTCGGACTGTTCACGCCAGCAGGGGCTGGACTGTTTGAAGCACCACCCGGGTTAGACCCGTATCCACCATAGCCAGAACCGCCATATGAACCATGAGAAGCTCCGTGTGAGCCACCATGGGAATGGTTACGGTCACCGCCACCATTGTAACGATCCCCCCCATAGCGGTCGCCACCGTAGCGCGGTGGACGACTCTTGAACTCTTCGTACTGTTCCTTGACATTGGCGATTAGGTCCTCGCAAAGCTCCTTTGCTTTCGCAACCATATTGGGGTCAGGACCGCTGCGTTTATGTTAGTCATGAATGTCCCAAAGCAACAAGCACGTCAACTCACGTCACATGGAGGAACATGTCTTCATCGCTCTCCTGGTTAGTGGCTGCCTCGAGATACCCAGAACCTCGTCCCTTAATCTGCACACGGCAAGTTGTCTCTTGCTGGATATGCTTTACGTAGGCACCTCCATGTCCAACGACCTGAGCACGCAAATTGAACCCATGCACGGGCTCTAGGCTGATAGGGATCTTCTCTTCGGGCCATTTACGCTACACAAAGATTGTCAGCATCCTTGTTCCACACGTAAATCGCGAGAACCTTACTCGACCAAACTCGTCACGTTCAACCTGCTCCTGGTCTCGACGGCGGAAACGCCTTTCGTCGACAAGCTGAGGGAGTTCCTGTTGAATAAGttcgttgatcttggcgaCAGCAGCCTCCAAGCCAGACTTGCTCGTGCTCGTGATGTGAAGGTACAACGGAGGATTCTATAAGG
This region includes:
- a CDS encoding uncharacterized protein (of unknown function-domain containing protein); the protein is MLPIAISIVPSSPPHSQPPVSGSSPATCGGRLKEFQPTSPNFRFNIRNSSSMDETERRTVKRSRFDQTEPEPKRTSRFDRRSRSPPSRRSEPGRDRSPIAKDATPEARKSPTDAAAAAAAAAARINAQLQARKGIQHVDVPPIRSAETDSPPPRTTSTPQSANKTAPALDGEMYVADGDYIQDIEVNDLRNRYLLTKGSTQKMIKDETGADITTRGSYYPNKSMATAANPPLYLHITSTSKSGLEAAVAKINELIQQELPQLVDERRFRRRDQEQVERDEFGRRKWPEEKIPISLEPVHGFNLRAQVVGHGGAYVKHIQQETTCRVQIKGRGSGYLEAATNQESDEDMFLHVTGPDPNMVAKAKELCEDLIANVKEQYEEFKSRPPRYGGDRYGGDRYNGGGDRNHSHGGSHGASHGSYGGSGYGGYGSNPGGASNSPAPAGVNSPTNAADYAAQYAQYYGGADPYAAYGGYANYVAMYQQYYGAQAQAQAPGAPGATPGQSASPPPPPPSEAAPPPPPPPSSAPPPPPPSGSPPGTGGSYGSQRGAKELQILTEKHAAGYGIPWLCPDSSELYLANVQSTLRLSRPSLVTQYPIDPPSSVGASIKSAPIPASLAYHSEAASNPSPFLLSPAVNLPVSFGSAYVGETFSCTLCANNELPIDAAKNIRDVRIEAEMKTPGMGAVQRLELGPSNGQPEVDLESGGTLQKVVSFDLKEEGNHVLAVTVSYYEATETSGRTRTFRKLYQFICKASLIVRTKVGPLNSNNTQERGRWVLEAQLENCSEDVVQLEKVVLDTEPGLRYRDCNWEASGSEKPVLHPGEVEQVCFVVAEDGTESGVEVTPDGRIIFGSLGIGWRGEMGNRGYLATGKLGTRRAAAR